One genomic region from Phragmites australis chromosome 1, lpPhrAust1.1, whole genome shotgun sequence encodes:
- the LOC133919926 gene encoding uncharacterized protein LOC133919926: MNKGKIFKLAKGFRGRAKNCIRIARERVEKALQYSYRDRRNKKRDMRSLWIERINAGTRLHGVNYGNFMHGLVKENIQLNRKVLSELSMHEPYSFKVLVDASRTAFPGNKPVKKEGLAAIL; the protein is encoded by the exons ATGAATAAGGGCAAGATTTTCAAGTTGGCAAAGGGATTTAGAGGAAGGGCAAAAAATTGCATAAGGATAGCAAGGGAGAGGGTTGAGAAAGCCTTGCAATATTCCTACAGGGACAGACGTAACAAGAAGAGGGATATGAGATCCCTTTGGATTGAGCGCATTAATGCTGGTACACGATTGCATGGG GTGAACTATGGCAACTTTATGCATGGATTGGTAAAGGAGAACATCCAACTCAACAGGAAGGTTCTCTCGGAGCTGTCGATGCATGAACCTTACAGCTTCAAGGTGCTTGTTGATGCATCTCGCACGGCATTTCCAGGGAACAAGCCTGTCAAAAAGGAGGGTCTAGCAGCTATCCTATGA